One Natrinema halophilum genomic window carries:
- a CDS encoding metallophosphoesterase family protein, producing the protein MLTLTHIADTHLGHRQYGLKQREDDMVSTTRAAFQEMIEERGTDAILLPGDLFHSRDLRPKILHQIEQELEQIPDEVPVLVSRGNHDENLTPRDVTWLNYLHQRGHIVFLQANLNADPETAWLNPYDPEEPGQSAGFYDIDAADVDGPIRVFGLQWRGAKTDQALQQVAKGIQETNEMHGEPAWTVLLAHFGIEDEVPTLGGTVTHGELRDVKDVVDYLALGHIHKRYESGGWIYNPGSPEAHNTREGRSEWDHGYCSVALDAGGSEAGGDAIDFDAEHHPTKRRPYYRIEFDVTAYESPGDLETAFQNHVRDEQAAITEYCSQDEFTARGEPREPIIDLRFTGTLQFSRGDFRTDELAEWAEEACDALYVQVNTGIRTANVQQLLSEIDEDEVFKDGQLNTAALENRVFETIAKESIYDDHAADVADVLGNAHQMAQADEAVEDIRDSVSSARQELFPELTDDVVLDIEEDPFADANTGEEASDNTTDGDEADGEAEAGEVVEQ; encoded by the coding sequence ATGCTGACACTTACACACATTGCTGATACGCACCTCGGCCATCGACAATACGGGTTAAAACAACGCGAGGACGATATGGTATCGACCACGCGTGCTGCGTTCCAAGAGATGATTGAAGAGCGCGGGACGGATGCGATTCTGTTACCGGGTGACCTGTTCCACTCACGGGATTTGCGCCCGAAGATCCTGCATCAGATCGAACAGGAACTCGAACAGATCCCCGATGAGGTACCGGTGTTAGTCTCGCGCGGTAACCACGACGAGAATCTGACGCCGCGTGACGTGACGTGGCTGAATTACCTTCATCAGCGCGGACATATCGTGTTTTTGCAAGCCAACCTGAATGCGGATCCCGAGACAGCGTGGCTCAACCCGTACGATCCGGAAGAGCCGGGACAGTCTGCAGGGTTTTATGATATTGATGCCGCGGACGTAGACGGACCGATTCGCGTGTTCGGCCTGCAGTGGCGCGGCGCGAAGACGGACCAGGCGCTCCAGCAGGTGGCGAAGGGGATTCAGGAAACGAATGAGATGCATGGTGAGCCGGCGTGGACCGTGTTACTGGCACATTTCGGAATTGAAGACGAGGTGCCGACGCTCGGCGGGACAGTAACCCATGGCGAACTACGAGATGTGAAGGATGTCGTGGATTACCTGGCGCTCGGGCACATTCACAAGCGGTACGAGTCGGGCGGGTGGATCTACAATCCCGGGTCGCCGGAAGCGCATAACACGCGGGAAGGGCGGTCTGAGTGGGACCACGGCTACTGCTCGGTCGCACTCGACGCCGGAGGATCCGAGGCTGGTGGTGATGCGATTGATTTCGATGCGGAGCACCATCCGACGAAGCGACGGCCGTACTACCGGATTGAATTCGATGTTACCGCGTATGAGTCTCCGGGCGATCTCGAAACCGCGTTTCAGAACCACGTCCGGGACGAGCAGGCTGCGATAACAGAGTACTGTAGTCAGGACGAGTTCACGGCACGAGGCGAGCCGCGAGAACCGATTATCGACCTTCGGTTCACGGGGACGTTGCAGTTTAGCCGTGGGGATTTCCGGACGGATGAACTTGCAGAGTGGGCGGAAGAGGCGTGCGATGCGTTGTACGTGCAGGTGAATACGGGGATTCGGACGGCGAACGTGCAGCAACTCCTCTCGGAGATCGATGAGGATGAAGTGTTCAAGGATGGGCAGTTGAACACGGCTGCCTTAGAAAACCGCGTTTTCGAGACGATTGCGAAGGAATCAATCTACGATGACCACGCAGCCGATGTCGCTGACGTGTTGGGGAACGCTCATCAGATGGCGCAGGCTGACGAAGCCGTCGAGGACATTCGTGACTCGGTGAGTTCGGCGCGTCAGGAGTTGTTCCCAGAACTGACAGACGACGTCGTGCTGGACATTGAAGAAGATCCGTTCGCCGATGCCAACACAGGCGAGGAAGCGTCTGATAACACGACAGACGGCGACGAAGCAGACGGAGAGGCGGAGGCAGGGGAGGTGGTGGAGCAATGA
- a CDS encoding ATP-dependent nuclease: protein MSDGWTHVSRLSVENIGKFEDLTLQLTPFTLLVGPNDAGKTTLLEALQTVCDHSSLDIKQIRRDMARDTGRAPDASIEAIIENPPDDLADRANLEHGDAAGLKMEWEVTGDSEEDVYLESPDHYLRERVPEDERLHEWDYYADGEKEILKDYDIEPGSNADEREEQFEELKAEILENPEDTCLDWISCGTREFGRLAPASEQIDTEDVDSPIKLLSKLLRQETKSFLYAEDEDGEKSGVDELVEIEEQATDALNERLESLSDRMVRYLPGLDQITVDPDWSFVNGADLSNIVLRRDGEQIPLQELGGGTNARSALSMLEWSAEANEGKGSVIRTMDEPDHRLHFDVQRRLINLLRSDISGEDSYLSQCIVSTHSLIMVDGTPLHEVVYLPEEVNTNDERAPLVSKDEAEAEDFMGNIMAGLGLSASWVYLERAMIVVEGATEHKYIEELYHQVTGSTLVEDGVQVWDSQGCGHIVKTLERLQDSGRARTFVILDSDAKERTYSEDTLEDHLEEMYEVGGSEPELVWVGDKELEDTWEKDDLARLAEEHWPRADGNDWDEIHFQSIDEAEKPSGEIVNIIQTGCARNIQDCPSVTKPNIGLKMGRLDSVEHPTEIIDIMQHVHEYCNQN from the coding sequence GTGAGTGACGGATGGACACACGTTTCACGACTCTCAGTTGAGAACATCGGGAAATTTGAGGATTTAACACTCCAGCTGACCCCGTTCACACTCTTGGTGGGCCCTAACGACGCTGGAAAAACTACTCTCTTGGAGGCATTACAGACTGTATGCGATCATTCGAGTCTGGACATTAAGCAGATCCGGCGTGATATGGCACGAGACACCGGAAGAGCACCCGACGCCTCAATCGAGGCGATCATTGAAAACCCGCCGGACGATCTGGCAGATCGTGCCAATCTTGAGCATGGCGATGCTGCAGGGCTGAAGATGGAATGGGAAGTAACTGGAGATTCAGAAGAAGATGTCTATTTGGAGTCCCCAGACCACTATCTCAGAGAGCGGGTTCCCGAAGATGAGCGGCTCCACGAATGGGACTATTATGCGGATGGCGAAAAGGAGATTCTGAAGGATTACGATATTGAGCCAGGAAGCAACGCTGATGAGCGGGAAGAACAGTTCGAGGAATTGAAGGCTGAGATCCTTGAAAATCCCGAAGACACCTGTCTTGATTGGATATCTTGCGGAACCAGAGAATTCGGTCGTTTAGCTCCAGCCAGTGAGCAAATCGATACCGAGGATGTAGACAGTCCAATCAAGTTACTCTCAAAACTACTCCGTCAAGAAACCAAATCGTTCCTCTATGCCGAGGATGAGGATGGTGAGAAGAGTGGAGTTGATGAGCTTGTCGAAATTGAAGAACAGGCGACGGATGCGCTTAATGAACGACTCGAAAGTCTTTCCGACAGGATGGTGCGATACCTCCCCGGTCTGGACCAGATCACAGTAGATCCTGATTGGAGTTTTGTCAACGGGGCAGATCTCTCTAATATCGTGCTTCGCCGGGATGGTGAACAGATCCCGCTTCAAGAACTGGGTGGGGGAACTAATGCCCGCTCGGCCCTCTCAATGCTTGAATGGAGCGCAGAGGCCAATGAAGGAAAAGGATCTGTCATCCGGACGATGGATGAACCGGATCACCGGCTCCATTTTGACGTCCAACGGAGGCTGATCAATCTTCTCCGGAGTGATATCTCGGGTGAAGATAGTTATCTCTCCCAGTGTATCGTCTCGACTCATAGTTTGATTATGGTCGATGGTACTCCCTTACATGAAGTAGTATATCTCCCTGAAGAAGTGAATACGAACGACGAAAGGGCTCCGCTAGTTTCGAAAGACGAGGCAGAGGCTGAGGATTTCATGGGCAACATCATGGCCGGTTTGGGCCTTTCTGCTAGCTGGGTCTATCTCGAACGAGCGATGATTGTCGTAGAGGGGGCAACTGAACACAAATATATCGAAGAACTATACCACCAAGTCACTGGTAGCACCCTCGTAGAGGATGGCGTCCAAGTCTGGGATAGTCAGGGGTGTGGTCATATCGTAAAAACCCTTGAGCGCCTTCAGGACAGTGGACGAGCACGAACGTTCGTTATCCTAGATTCCGACGCAAAAGAGCGAACCTATTCTGAAGATACTCTTGAGGACCATCTTGAAGAGATGTACGAAGTCGGCGGTTCGGAACCAGAACTCGTCTGGGTCGGTGACAAGGAACTTGAAGACACGTGGGAGAAAGACGACTTAGCCCGACTCGCTGAAGAACATTGGCCACGTGCAGATGGCAATGACTGGGATGAAATCCATTTCCAGTCAATAGACGAGGCAGAGAAACCAAGTGGAGAAATCGTTAACATCATTCAAACTGGTTGCGCGCGGAATATCCAAGACTGCCCCAGTGTGACTAAACCAAACATCGGGCTTAAGATGGGGAGATTAGACAGCGTGGAACACCCAACCGAGATCATCGATATCATGCAACACGTGCATGAATACTGTAACCAAAACTGA
- a CDS encoding KTSC domain-containing protein, with translation MKRVPVSSSNPSSVGYDESNQVLEIEFHGGRVYQYFDVPKRTHQELMNANSHGKYFHQNIEDKYRYDQIK, from the coding sequence ATGAAACGGGTCCCCGTCTCCTCAAGTAACCCCAGTAGTGTTGGGTATGATGAGTCGAATCAAGTTCTAGAGATTGAGTTCCACGGTGGAAGAGTCTACCAGTATTTCGATGTCCCCAAACGAACTCACCAGGAACTCATGAACGCCAATTCGCACGGGAAATACTTCCATCAGAATATCGAAGATAAATACCGATACGATCAGATCAAATAA